aatcTATTTTCCTGTCTACTCACTTCAgatcaccattttttttttttttttttttttataaaactttagcaaaaatattaattaaaactcATGAATCTACGACAACTTTATTTTTCGTTCGAGAAGCTCTAAAACAACGACAACACGTAAACTATAGTATAAATTCGAAccaatttattataatttgttaCACTTTATAAGAGAATTTGAAGTAGAAAAGAAAGTGGAGAGGTGCAAGTGATTGATtgctcaattattattatctaagTTCCCATAGGAAACTCCAAATACAAGGAAACCAATTGGTTGGcgaaaataaagtttaaaaaaaaaaaagaaaaaaaaaagggtcaaGATTTATAATGACCCTTCAAAAAAGTTGGTGATTTCCattgaagagaggaaaaaagaatgcAGAATTAGGGTTGGTGATTCTCTTCCAACTTGGGTATCATTCCCTCGTtactttttgttcttaaaGCACTATGATTTCTTCCATACTTCCCGTTCGTTGAAACGTAGAGCCCTTAGTTTTCGGGGTTCAAGATCTAAATCATATTATAAGGTTTGATATGTTAATGTTGGAGAGCTTTTCCGCTCATGAATAGACGTTATGTTGtctttttctacttttataCTTTTGAAGATTCTAAACATTAATCAATTCTAGAGTTTTATTAGATTATGATTCTTTTAAAAGTGAGATATCTTTCTTGCTTATACTAATGAAGATGTATTTGTTGCTTATAAACcgatgatcattccctaaattaaccaatatgaatttcctcccaacaattttcaacAGGATCGTCTCAACACCCAAAACACATGcaatattaaaaatcaattatgaAGATCTATGATATCCCTAATTCATGATAAACCTTAAACATATATACCTAAAAGATGATGAATATAACTAAATTTGTAAGCACATTGTTGGAAGTAGGAGagaaaatatgtaatttaatttgtggtgatttagaaaaatatttggtttGTAAGAAGAGTGGGCAGAATGATATGAGGCCAAATAATGAACAGGAAATATGAGATTTCGGCCTAAAAAGTGACATAATAAAACCAAGTTTGTGTTCACATTGTAATATGAGAAATTTCGGCCGCACGCTCTTAACTATTTTAGTAACAACATTTGTCTTTGTCTCATTATTTAGATATCTCAAAGTAGTTGTCCTTGCACCACGCTCAactaaacaaattattatttgccTTTCAaacataacttttaaaatatgatactCGATCAATAAAGATCACATCTAAACAAGAGATTGTGAGGATAAGATAGTTAAGAAGGGAAGAGTAAGAACATGATCCAAGAGAATTTCGAAAATATCAAGTATCGAACCCAAATTCCgagtctttttctttttttcttgttgtcaATAATTTGCCAAGTTTGTATCTAATTTGATACTCATTAAGTTAGACTCAAAACTAcctaattattaaataaagtatgttttaaaaagaataaaaaatggtGATAAATGGAGAATTGGCGACCACatgttgaatattttatttgaaagctAGATTTGGCCATCTCTTGAGATATTGGGCATTCTCATAATCTATCAACAAATACCCAAATctaccttttaaaaaaaataatccctCAAATCTAGATTCTACCTCTCTATATGAAATTGTATTCTGTTCATGTGCATGCCATTctatgagagaaaaaaaagaaaaaaaaaacgatacGTAAGAACTAGATCCATTTGAATAGTCGTTGGACGTGTAACTATGGAATCTAAAGATCATAGGTTCAAGGTCACATTCTTTGACACGAGGAACACAGTAGCAACTCGTCTCATAGTCACAATTTATCTGTCGTTTCAAGctttcaaaacaagaaaaacacGTTTGTTGTATATGGTTCAACAATTGAAAGCATGGTTACACATTCCACCATGCTAACCACCTTGAGGTATGCACATGATCCCTTGACAAGTACGTCAAGACTCACCAATGCTCATGAAAATTTGGGTTAGTTGGTCATCCATTCACTCAACTAGAGGTGCATAACGAGGCCGCCTTCACAATATCAGTCCTACTTCTAAAcctttttttagtatatattaAACTATAGGAGAGGTTCGCTGAAGGCTTCTCGAGTGATTGGTCAAAATGATTTAAGCTTTCTATTATATTAGTAAAGTGGAAATGAGGGACAAGTACAATaattttcttgctttcttcCGTTCCATCATGCCTATAACTTGAGAGATTATTGAAAAGTCTTCTCCACACAATAATTCTAATCTTTTCAACTATTAAAAAGTTAGAAATTTGgtcgaaaaaaagaaaaagaagtcaaaagaaaaataccctTCCCTCAACTCACCTCACCTCCCATCATATTCATTACTAGGAAAGCATGTCGTATACTCAAAAACTCAATCATTCAATCAACTCCAACTAATGAGTCGTTCAAAGGTTGAGTCTTCGACTTTCTCCTTCATTCAAACATGTAGGCAcccatttttgttcatttttttctttcaaaataaacATCTTAGAAGTGcttcctttttaaaatttgtatttattatcatttatagTCTAATCTTTTGAaccattaaaaagtttattcgAATGGTTGGATGTATATTCAAACacaatatgatattattctaTTTGACCTAAATTCTTTTTcgtcttgttttttttttctcatggTCTACATTCACATCCCCATCCCCAACTTAGTGAACTTCAATTCCATAAATTGAATCATTGACTATCAAATGCATCTTCTTAGTGGAGTGTGTGACAAGAAAGGTAGGTTTCATAATTTGTAGACCAACTTGGAGAAACCTAAATgtttggtctttttttttttttttttaaagtaataaaacaaatttaaggTTTAGGTAAAGATTAAGATGTAATTAGATTTATGCTTCACATTGATGAATAGCTCGTCTCATTAAAGAGTTGTATTATAGAATTCCTTAAAACACTCTTTCACTAATCATATTTCCCCAGCAAAAGCACAACAATACAAATCTTACCCTAACTCATGTGTCATCTTACTAtgtattttattcaattttgagtTGGGACCCACAAAGGAGAGGAACAAGagaatattgtccactcttggttgaaatggaaaaggataggtttggtttattttccattttttttttaaatttaataaaaaatttcacaatcgtatgatattattttatctaCTATATACGTCAACAGAGAGAcgttattcattttatttctatattcCATTCTAAAGATTTCATATTAATATAGATATTGTCTCTGCTTTAAGAGATATGAAGCCTAATAACGAAAGAATTACCTCTAGTTTTGTCTTAAATTCAAAAATCTAGTTGGAAAAGAAAGTTCTGGTTATGCATGTCCAAGGTGCATCTTATTAGTATGAGTAATGTCACGGTTATGCATGTCCAAAGTGCATTGTCTATAGCCACATGTCAAATGTCTTagtcatgcttgtctaggACATGTTGTCCATGGTCGCATGACCGTTCCAAACTccttttatatgttttttcatcttagataggCCTTAACCATGTTATGTCAATACATGAATGTATGATtattcaccaaaatcatgtctatgcCTGCTGtactaaaatgccccaaaatgtagGGGggtatgactagttgtcacttCTTCCTACCCGGGTTATATCCTATCAAAATTGTTGTTGTCGTCTCAtcgcttttagcttataacattgttttttttttttttttcaaattgttttcaacgtATTTCCTTCGTCATGTTTTCCaaaacatttctctcaaacaTGACTCGAGTCTTGAGAATACATCGACATTATCCGTGAAGTACAAATTTCTCACAACTGATTTGTTCGCTGGATTAGAACAAGTGTTGCACAATCACTGTCCCACTGTCGCAAGAGTGTGATTGTGACAACTAGCAactatcaattttattaattcgTTTGTAAGTGTATTTGTATATCATGATTAGAATCCATAGTCTCGATTCATGAACGAAGGCAAGCGTGAGAttcgatatttgagatttttttggtATTTGAAAAGGATATAGAATTATGTTGGCATGTGGAAGGGATGGAAAAAGATAGAATTGAAGGAAGGAGGAAGGATGAAGGGCAGGGCAGGGCAGGGCAGGGCATGTTGAATGGTCGTAAATGGGagtgggttgggttgtgttgTACCCATCAAAGGATGGGTTTATATTTGAGAGTCAAAATCAAATGCCATTCTCATTCTTCCCTCCATTCTTTCCTCAATAATTctccaaatataatattttattatctttttttttaatttattttaatttcaaaaacaacaaatattttttaatttttcagaaCGAAAAGTGACTCGGCCCATTAAAAATGGGCTCATTGGCCCATATCAAATATTGGGCCTCTTCTTTCTTCGAATGGGCTGaatattacataaaatattGGTTGACATATCAAATTCAGCTAAACTTAATacatttgtaaataattataaataaatatcaacaTGTTTTAGATTATGTTagaattttaaactaaattccCTCCATACAAATTGTGatttcctctcttctttttatccattattttattattattatttaactctcacatttatattattattttttgttcgatTTTGTTACTAGAAATTTCATAAGGAGCACGTGAGTGAGGATTAAGTAAATAACATAGTTATATTACAAGCAATTTAGGACAATGTCAAGCCATTAGATGCCTAGATCCTAATTCTCGACCCCTACAAATTTGGATCAATGGTATCAAttaatataatcattataaGCAAATTCTTCCCCAATTAGTTAACATAAAAGTtgggttttgtttgaaaatttgtaattttaatctattattatttgttttgtagGTATTAGTCACCAatttccataaataaataaataaattggatTGAATTGGATTGGGTGAAGGCTAtcaaatttagattttggggAAGTCTATAGGCCACACCCACTTTAATGACCTCTGACTATGCATCTACCAActctactcttttttttcctatcaAACTAAGTCTTTGACACTTCATCAAtcatttaattgaatttttattttctttctttgaatttctttctctaccccaaaaattagaaacaaaatctGTAAATGCaatgaaattatgaaaataagatCTATTTCATAACTAAAACTTTTACAATCATTTCACAAAAAGAGTGAATCTAACCCATAATTTCCCTACAACAAACTTTGGGTTGGGAATGGAAATGAAACGCCTTCCGCCCACCCATCAATCTCGACCAAAACCcacctttctttttccctccCTCGCCGCCCATCTTCACCTTATCCCCAAACAAATCCGCCGCCCTCGACCTCATGACCATCTCGGAGGCGTTCCTCTTGTGATGGTGGCGTGTCCGCCGTGGAGAGTCGCCGGAGAAGAAAAACTCGGAGGAGTGAggaaaggaagaggaagaagaagagaaggtgGAAACAGAATCGGAATAGATTGAAGATTGGTTATTGAAGCGTTGAAGACTTTCTCGGAGACAAGAAGGGCAAATTCCGGGCAGGAGTCTGTGATTTGGGTGCCTCTTGCAATCTTTCGCCGATTCCGATTTCCCCATCGAtcttcactctctctctctctctctctctctctacgaTTTTTGTTTATGTCTCTGTTTGTTTGGTCGTGAAGTTTTTTGTGatataaaaggagaaaaacagAGACTCTGTCGTGTGAATTGgttaaaataactttaaatatatgctttattatttttaatgtcggtcttctttttccatttttttttaaattaaatgttttcttGACTCTAAAATAGtactctaattttttataattattttatcttattaatGCACGATTTCTAagatacatatatatttatttaatcagTGAGCAAATTAATTGAGTATTAGTTGTGGGTATAAAATagtcataaataaaaatgttattaacaaatataatctatgaattttaaatttaaaaaaaaaaaaagaaaaaaaaagagtaaagtGGGTTTGGTTGAAAAGTAAAGGGTGGGGTGAAGACCGTGCGGTCTACGAACTGCGTTTGGTTCGAAGCATCCTCCTGAGTCATACTTCCCAAGTTTTGATTATACAAATTAAcaataaactcaaaaaaatagaaacacaaaaatttaagtatattttgatgaaatctTTATAGGGACTAATTTGAACGTTTAATTATAttgtaaaaatgaaattcgaataaatttataatttaataaaaacaaatagataATTGAATAAATACGACACGTGGGAAAAAACAGGATAGAGGAAAGAGAAAacaggggggggggggggggaNACGTGGGGAGAATTAGAAAGGTTAAGAGTTTGCCACGTACGAAAACGACGTCGGCGCAAGTCGGAAGTCGAAACGCATTGGCATTGGTTTGGAAAATCAAGGGTTTCCAGGAAGGTTGAGGGACAAGGGCACGTGGGGTGTCTTCACTCGTCgaataaaacattatttctTGGATTTTCTTAGATAAAAGCGCGTGAAATTAACCTTCACCAATTTCCAACACTTTTGGCCATatctaaatttctaatttctaatttctaatttctacTTTCTATGACGTGttcttccaaaaattttaaaaattatttaatatataaacaacAAATAGCCCATGATAGGAAGAGCTAAAATTaccacattttttaaaatttaaggttaaattattctataagctttgtataaaaaaataataaggtacagattttttaaattcaagtaCATTTTGAACACAAGTTAGTTTATAAAAAGTAGAAGGAtgaagtaaataaaaacttaaatgTTGAAGGACTAATGTGCAATttaggaaaacaaaacaaaaaaagaaaagaaaagggtggAAGTGTGTTTGACTTAAACGTTTAGTTGGTTTGGCAGGGAGGACATCTGTTTTTGGTATCACACAGTTATGTTCTGTGCATGCTTCGAAAAGGATGTGCGTTGGCCAGTGCAGCGCAGCGCCCACAGTGCCCCCCCTTTTAACCCctaaattcaaacatttttccTTCTATAACTCTCATTCATTAAGCCTCAAAACTCTAACcacaactaaaataaaatgtcaactcTAAAATCACACTCTAATTTAaccattattatataaaaccaaatctttaatttcttcttcttgttttttttttttatttaaaaaaaaaaaaaaagatgagagagaataaataaaaaaaatagagtgaAGAGCGAGAAGATTGATAGAGTTTAAAAAGCTGGCGTAGAGCAATAGCCTCATCAGAGCAACAGAAAAGGCAGTAAATTTTGTAGAAAGCAACCACACCCCAACGCTCTTTACCCTAAACACCCTAATCCCACCCTCCTccttaattaataattcacttcatttttctaattaaccTCTTCAAACTatatcctttcttctttttaatataagttttaaaagtttctcatttatgttatttaatgATGGAAAATGATTGAGTAAATTATTGCTCCATAATTTATACTCTTTTTTTCCCAAACTACTTGCTACAATCGGGTTGCATTTAAGAACGCtttttctcaaatattttaattatattaaagtcacacaaacaaaacaaaaaaaaaagaaaaagatcactaataataatgaatgagCCTTAAacttagattaaaaaaattattctccAGTAACTTCTTTCCCCCATTCTTGGGGATCCGAGCTCCTCCCTTCTTCACAAAACTCAATTTCTCCCCCCACCCATTTACCCTCTAGTCCTTCCAATTTACCTCAATACCAAATCACCCCCCACCCCaaccttctctctctctctctctctctctctctctctctctctctcataaaAGCACTCTACTACTCTACAACAAGGAAGATGAGCAAGAGAGAAGCTCAATGGAGGAGAGATGCAGAGCAACAGgcggaggagagagagagc
This genomic window from Cucurbita pepo subsp. pepo cultivar mu-cu-16 chromosome LG01, ASM280686v2, whole genome shotgun sequence contains:
- the LOC111804380 gene encoding uncharacterized protein LOC111804380, encoding MGKSESAKDCKRHPNHRLLPGICPSCLRESLQRFNNQSSIYSDSVSTFSSSSSSFPHSSEFFFSGDSPRRTRHHHKRNASEMVMRSRAADLFGDKVKMGGEGGKKKGGFWSRLMGGRKAFHFHSQPKVCCREIMG